One stretch of Mangifera indica cultivar Alphonso chromosome 9, CATAS_Mindica_2.1, whole genome shotgun sequence DNA includes these proteins:
- the LOC123225865 gene encoding cAMP-regulated phosphoprotein 21, with protein sequence MDSTTTATTTVFNDKESMVDPFLVEALQNPRHRLTILRMELDIQRFLQNPDQQHFEFQHFPTSYLRLAAHRVSQHYGLVTMVQENGLDGSGNRILVRKTAESKYPAVHLSEIPAKQSEESDKIDQIKIVIRPRPNRGSINEAKEFGVKRSPVRSVEERKEEYDRARARIFSSPDSEDTLSQIPNDGKAMVLSRDENEVSRNSVIETEKIGSIRDASSSRVAIFRDREKDRTDPDYDRSYDRYVRSLPANQGFGLAPFNMQKVQLPFIQYDSCFPQLGQIPRTQASLNYRPPANPIMSPYCAPRQQTSMEAAYVQWPSAAMMYANSYEQFRHAVFQPPFCQQPLSFDYAQNG encoded by the exons ATGGATTCCACGACTACAGCCACTACAACAGTTTTCAATGATAAAGAGTCAATGGTGGATCCATTTTTGGTCGAGGCTCTTCAGAACCCTCGTCATCGTCTCACCA TTCTGCGGATGGAACTTGATATCCAGAGATTTTTGCAAAATCCTGATCAGCAGCATTTTGAGTTCCAGCATTTTCCTACTTCTTATCTTCGACTAGCTGCACACCGTGTTTCTCAACACTATGGGCTGGTAACCATGGTCCAGGAGAATGGATTAGATGGGTCAGGTAATAGAATTCTGGTGAGGAAAACGGCAGAAAGCAAATATCCAGCTGTTCATTTATCTGAAATTCCTGCTAAACAGTCCGAGGAAAGTGATAAGATTGATCAgattaaaattgtcattaggCCTAGGCCCAACAGAGGATCTATTAATGAAGCTAAAGAATTTGGGGTCAAACGAAGTCCTGTCAGAAGTGTTGAAGAGAGGAAGGAGGAGTATGACAGGGCACGTGCCCGCATATTTAGTAGTCCTGACTCAGAGGATACTTTGTCTCAGATTCCTAATGATGGGAAAGCTATGGTCTTGAGCAGAGATGAGAATGAAGTTAGCAGAAATTCTGTTATTGAGACAGAAAAGATTGGTAGCATCAGAGATGCTAGTTCTTCTCGAGTTGCTATATTCAGGGATAGGGAGAAGGATCGTACAGATCCTGATTATGATCGGAGTTATGATAg GTATGTTAGGAGCCTTCCAGCTAATCAGGGCTTTGGCTTGGCACCCTTCAACATGCAGAAAGTTCAACTTCCATTCATACAGTATGACTCCTGTTTTCCCCAGTTGGGTCAGATCCCTAGGACTCAAGCTTCCCTAAATTATAGGCCTCCAGCAAACCCTATTATGAGCCCCTATTGTGCCCCAAGACAACAAACGTCTATGGAAGCTGCATATGTACAATGGCCAAGTGCTGCAATGATGTATGCAAATTCATATGAGCAGTTTAGACATGCTGTTTTTCAG CCTCCCTTCTGTCAGCAGCCTCTGAGCTTTGATTACGCACAAAACGGTTGA
- the LOC123226168 gene encoding transcription factor MYBC1 has translation MREEDSNWFSRSEEELPSPEELMPLSQTLITPDLALAFDIRNPINNNNNISTSPNHLSQPSQQPLQQLTPPLSGGNNPLAPSPPEFAAENSAELGSGAGSDEPARTLKRPRLVWTPQLHKRFVDAVAHLGIKNAVPKTIMQLMSVEGLTRENVASHLQKYRLYLKRMQGLSGGGNGAGGVNGAGGGAASSDPATDHLFASSPVPPHFLHPGRGNSDHFLPYVPVAALQHQQQQMAVVAAAAANPHYHRQLGHFGSPPNGQFEHPFLARQPSQQPVHRIGAPVHNSVPGYVEDLESANGGRRVLTLFPTGDD, from the coding sequence ATGAGAGAGGAAGACTCGAATTGGTTCTCGAGATCGGAAGAAGAGCTCCCTTCTCCTGAAGAACTCATGCCACTTTCTCAAACCCTAATCACTCCTGATCTTGCTCTTGCTTTCGATATTCGAAACCccatcaataataataataatattagtacTTCACCCAACCATCTCTCACAGCCATCGCAGCAGCCGTTGCAGCAACTCACTCCTCCTCTCAGCGGCGGCAACAACCCTCTGGCCCCGTCTCCCCCCGAATTTGCTGCTGAGAATTCGGCGGAGTTGGGGTCCGGTGCCGGAAGCGATGAACCCGCCAGAACCCTGAAGCGGCCCAGGCTGGTGTGGACCCCACAGCTGCATAAACGATTTGTGGACGCTGTGGCCCACTTGGGGATCAAGAATGCTGTGCCCAAGACTATAATGCAACTCATGAGTGTGGAAGGGTTAACGAGAGAGAACGTCGCCAGTCATTTGCAAAAATACCGCCTTTATTTGAAAAGAATGCAAGGGTTATCCGGTGGTGGTAACGGTGCTGGAGGAGTAAATGGTGCTGGAGGCGGAGCTGCCTCATCTGATCCGGCTACTGACCATTTGTTTGCCAGCTCACCGGTTCCGCCGCATTTCTTGCATCCGGGCAGGGGTAATTCGGACCATTTCTTGCCTTATGTTCCGGTCGCTGCGCTGCAGCATCAGCAGCAGCAGATGGCGGTAGTGGCAGCTGCTGCAGCGAATCCACATTATCATAGGCAATTGGGTCATTTTGGGTCACCACCAAACGGGCAATTCGAGCATCCATTTCTTGCTAGACAACCGTCTCAGCAACCGGTTCATAGGATAGGGGCACCAGTCCATAATTCGGTACCGGGTTATGTGGAGGATTTAGAGTCAGCTAATGGAGGAAGGAGGGTTCTCACTCTGTTTCCTACCGGGGATGATTGA
- the LOC123225421 gene encoding bZIP transcription factor 17-like isoform X1 — MADPPPIPNLSDDFSSLPIPPLDSMFFSGQNHTSSFPDDLDFVLEDNCDFDISFGDLDNLYFPSESDKFVLPDGQLGNFTSDMDQVTCLKNDDTSPDEVKLSVTASPESGSSGISGNRELLDVDTYMNYSTSPQNSANQSSNLDCKCCEPLSSQGSGNSGSGASSGNAPSLDSGNLVVKQKIKVEEENKSISKRKNNSDETTSELRSSKYHRSSSANENSNNEGEMKRKARLMRNRESAQLSRQRKKHYVEELEDKVRAMHSTIAELNGKISFFMAENASLRQQLNSGSAMPPPQVHNHIGMYPPPHMAAMPYAWMPCGTPYMLKPQGSMTPLVPIPRLKTKQISSPVKAKRNDSSKSSSKTKKVASISFLGLLFFVLLFGGLVPLVDVKYGGMRDGASGSYFSSRFYDHHRGSVLMVNGHMNGSHEDRGIGFFNGKFDIVNSVHGERGFEQEERRSQASPGSDVFVNLGNASEPLLASLYVPRNDKLVKIDGNLIIHSVLASEKAKASHEASCESSKVDNRRETGMALAKALAIPDRWNSGRQSNVYRNPVERQKAISSGSADTLKDNMKSTAAHGKLQQWFKEGLAGPLLSSGMCTEVFQFDVSPASAPGAIIPSSSVANISIEDCQNATQLNNKGKDRRILNGLPVPLAGSNLNISREHSERKSPKESFQGNKSASSMIVSVLVDPKEGGDGDVDSTITPKSFSRIFVVVLKDSVKYITYSCVLPRFGPNLVTT, encoded by the exons ATGGCTGATCCACCTCCAATCCCGAATCTCTCTGATGACTTCAGTTCCCTGCCAATTCCGCCTCTCGATTCCATGTTCTTCTCCGGACAGAATCATACCTCCTCCTTCCCCGACGATCTCGACTTCGTTCTTGAGGATAACTGTGATTTCGATATCTCCTTTGGTGATCTCGACAACCTCTACTTCCCTTCCGAGTCAGACAAATTTGTCCTCCCCGACGGTCAGCTTGGTAATTTCACATCCGATATGGACCAGGTCACgtgtttgaaaaatgatgaTACTAGCCCCGACGAGGTCAAACTCTCGGTTACTGCCTCGCCCGAGTCGGGCAGTTCTGGAATTTCGGGCAATCGCGAGTTGTTAGATGTTGATACGTACATGAATTATTCGACATCGCCGCAAAATTCGGCTAATCAGAGCTCGAATTTGGATTGTAAATGCTGCGAACCCTTGTCTTCTCAGGGATCCGGGAATTCCGGCTCGGGTGCGTCATCTGGGAATGCTCCTTCTCTGGATTCGGGTAATTTGGTGGTTAAGCAGAAAATTAAGGTGGAGGAAGAGAACAAGAGCATATCGAAGCGGAAAAATAATAGTGATGAGACTACTAGCGAGTTGAGAAGCAGTAAATATCATAGATCGTCGTCGGCTAATGAGAACTCGAATAACGAAGGGGAGATGAAAAGGAAGGCTAGGCTGATGCGCAACCGAGAGAGCGCCCAGTTGTCTAGACAAAGGAAGAAGCATTACGTGGAGGAACTAGAAGACAAGGTGAGAGCTATGCATTCTACAATTGCCGAATTGAATGGTAAAATATCGTTTTTTATGGCTGAGAATGCCAGTTTAAGGCAACAGTTGAATAGCGGAAGCGCAATGCCACCACCACAGGTACATAACCATATTGGGATGTACCCGCCACCTCACATGGCGGCAATGCCTTACGCATGGATGCCTTGTGGTACACCTTATATGCTGAAGCCTCAGGGTTCTATGACTCCATTAGTGCCTATTCCTAGGTTGAAGACTAAACAGATTTCTTCTCCGGTTAAGGCTAAGAGGAATGATAGTAGTAAATCTAGTAGTAAAACTAAGAAGGTTGCTAGTATTAGTTTTCTGGGTTTGTTGTTTTTTGTGTTGTTATTTGGTGGATTAGTGCCTCTTGTGGATGTTAAGTATGGAGGTATGAGAGATGGTGCTTCTGGTAGTTACTTTAGTAGTAGATTCTATGATCATCATAGAGGAAGTGTTTTGATGGTTAATGGGCATATGAATGGATCTCATGAGGATAGGGGTATTGGATTTTTCAATGGGAAATTTGATATTGTTAATAGCGTACATGGCGAGAGAGGTTTTGAACAGGAAGAGAGAAGGTCACAGGCTTCTCCTGGTTCAGACGTTTTTGTTAATCTTGGCAATGCCAGTGAACCACTGCTTGCCTCTTTATATGTGCCAAGGAATGATAAGCTTGTGAAGATTGACGGCAACTTGATAATTCACTCTGTTCTGGCCAGTGAGAAAGCTAAGGCTTCTCATGAGGCTTCTTGTGAGTCTTCTAAAGTGGATAACAGGAGGGAGACTGGTATGGCTCTTGCCAAAGCTTTAGCTATTCCTGACAGATGGAATAGTGGGAGGCAATCAAATGTATACAGAAATCCTGTTGAGAGACAGAAGGCTATCTCTTCTGGTTCTGCTGATACCTTGAAGGACAACATGAAGTCAACTGCAGCACATGGTAAGCTGCAGCAATGGTTTAAAGAAGGTCTGGCAG GGCCGTTGTTGAGTTCTGGAATGTGTACAGAAGTGTTCCAGTTTGATGTGTCACCGGCTTCTGCTCCTGGAGCCATTATCCCTTCATCATCAGTTGCTAATATATCTATAGAAGACTGTCAGAATGCTACCCAACTTAATAATAAGGGAAAGGATAGAAGGATTCTCAACGGCCTTCCAGTTCCTCTTGCTGGTTCCAATCTAAATATTAGCAGAGAACATTCTGAAAGAAAATCTCCAAAGGAGAGTTTTCAAGGTAATAAATCTGCTTCTTCCATGATTGTCTCTGTGCTTGTCGATCCCAAAGAGGGTGGTGATGGTGATGTCGATAGCACAATCACTCCAAAGTCATTTTCTCGGATTTTTGTTGTTGTGCTTAAGGACAGTGTCAAGTATATCACATATTCATGTGTTCTTCCTCGGTTTGGTCCTAACCTAGTGACCACTTAG
- the LOC123225421 gene encoding bZIP transcription factor 17-like isoform X2: MADPPPIPNLSDDFSSLPIPPLDSMFFSGQNHTSSFPDDLDFVLEDNCDFDISFGDLDNLYFPSESDKFVLPDGQLGNFTSDMDQVTCLKNDDTSPDEVKLSVTASPESGSSGISGNRELLDVDTYMNYSTSPQNSANQSSNLDCKCCEPLSSQGSGNSGSGASSGNAPSLDSGNLVVKQKIKVEEENKSISKRKNNSDETTSELRSSKYHRSSSANENSNNEGEMKRKARLMRNRESAQLSRQRKKHYVEELEDKVRAMHSTIAELNGKISFFMAENASLRQQLNSGSAMPPPQVHNHIGMYPPPHMAAMPYAWMPCGTPYMLKPQGSMTPLVPIPRLKTKQISSPVKAKRNDSSKSSSKTKKVASISFLGLLFFVLLFGGLVPLVDVKYGGMRDGASGSYFSSRFYDHHRGSVLMVNGHMNGSHEDRGIGFFNGKFDIVNSVHGERGFEQEERRSQASPGSDVFVNLGNASEPLLASLYVPRNDKLVKIDGNLIIHSVLASEKAKASHEASCESSKVDNRRETGMALAKALAIPDRWNSGRQSNVYRNPVERQKAISSGSADTLKDNMKSTAAHGKLQQWFKEGPLLSSGMCTEVFQFDVSPASAPGAIIPSSSVANISIEDCQNATQLNNKGKDRRILNGLPVPLAGSNLNISREHSERKSPKESFQGNKSASSMIVSVLVDPKEGGDGDVDSTITPKSFSRIFVVVLKDSVKYITYSCVLPRFGPNLVTT, translated from the exons ATGGCTGATCCACCTCCAATCCCGAATCTCTCTGATGACTTCAGTTCCCTGCCAATTCCGCCTCTCGATTCCATGTTCTTCTCCGGACAGAATCATACCTCCTCCTTCCCCGACGATCTCGACTTCGTTCTTGAGGATAACTGTGATTTCGATATCTCCTTTGGTGATCTCGACAACCTCTACTTCCCTTCCGAGTCAGACAAATTTGTCCTCCCCGACGGTCAGCTTGGTAATTTCACATCCGATATGGACCAGGTCACgtgtttgaaaaatgatgaTACTAGCCCCGACGAGGTCAAACTCTCGGTTACTGCCTCGCCCGAGTCGGGCAGTTCTGGAATTTCGGGCAATCGCGAGTTGTTAGATGTTGATACGTACATGAATTATTCGACATCGCCGCAAAATTCGGCTAATCAGAGCTCGAATTTGGATTGTAAATGCTGCGAACCCTTGTCTTCTCAGGGATCCGGGAATTCCGGCTCGGGTGCGTCATCTGGGAATGCTCCTTCTCTGGATTCGGGTAATTTGGTGGTTAAGCAGAAAATTAAGGTGGAGGAAGAGAACAAGAGCATATCGAAGCGGAAAAATAATAGTGATGAGACTACTAGCGAGTTGAGAAGCAGTAAATATCATAGATCGTCGTCGGCTAATGAGAACTCGAATAACGAAGGGGAGATGAAAAGGAAGGCTAGGCTGATGCGCAACCGAGAGAGCGCCCAGTTGTCTAGACAAAGGAAGAAGCATTACGTGGAGGAACTAGAAGACAAGGTGAGAGCTATGCATTCTACAATTGCCGAATTGAATGGTAAAATATCGTTTTTTATGGCTGAGAATGCCAGTTTAAGGCAACAGTTGAATAGCGGAAGCGCAATGCCACCACCACAGGTACATAACCATATTGGGATGTACCCGCCACCTCACATGGCGGCAATGCCTTACGCATGGATGCCTTGTGGTACACCTTATATGCTGAAGCCTCAGGGTTCTATGACTCCATTAGTGCCTATTCCTAGGTTGAAGACTAAACAGATTTCTTCTCCGGTTAAGGCTAAGAGGAATGATAGTAGTAAATCTAGTAGTAAAACTAAGAAGGTTGCTAGTATTAGTTTTCTGGGTTTGTTGTTTTTTGTGTTGTTATTTGGTGGATTAGTGCCTCTTGTGGATGTTAAGTATGGAGGTATGAGAGATGGTGCTTCTGGTAGTTACTTTAGTAGTAGATTCTATGATCATCATAGAGGAAGTGTTTTGATGGTTAATGGGCATATGAATGGATCTCATGAGGATAGGGGTATTGGATTTTTCAATGGGAAATTTGATATTGTTAATAGCGTACATGGCGAGAGAGGTTTTGAACAGGAAGAGAGAAGGTCACAGGCTTCTCCTGGTTCAGACGTTTTTGTTAATCTTGGCAATGCCAGTGAACCACTGCTTGCCTCTTTATATGTGCCAAGGAATGATAAGCTTGTGAAGATTGACGGCAACTTGATAATTCACTCTGTTCTGGCCAGTGAGAAAGCTAAGGCTTCTCATGAGGCTTCTTGTGAGTCTTCTAAAGTGGATAACAGGAGGGAGACTGGTATGGCTCTTGCCAAAGCTTTAGCTATTCCTGACAGATGGAATAGTGGGAGGCAATCAAATGTATACAGAAATCCTGTTGAGAGACAGAAGGCTATCTCTTCTGGTTCTGCTGATACCTTGAAGGACAACATGAAGTCAACTGCAGCACATGGTAAGCTGCAGCAATGGTTTAAAGAAG GGCCGTTGTTGAGTTCTGGAATGTGTACAGAAGTGTTCCAGTTTGATGTGTCACCGGCTTCTGCTCCTGGAGCCATTATCCCTTCATCATCAGTTGCTAATATATCTATAGAAGACTGTCAGAATGCTACCCAACTTAATAATAAGGGAAAGGATAGAAGGATTCTCAACGGCCTTCCAGTTCCTCTTGCTGGTTCCAATCTAAATATTAGCAGAGAACATTCTGAAAGAAAATCTCCAAAGGAGAGTTTTCAAGGTAATAAATCTGCTTCTTCCATGATTGTCTCTGTGCTTGTCGATCCCAAAGAGGGTGGTGATGGTGATGTCGATAGCACAATCACTCCAAAGTCATTTTCTCGGATTTTTGTTGTTGTGCTTAAGGACAGTGTCAAGTATATCACATATTCATGTGTTCTTCCTCGGTTTGGTCCTAACCTAGTGACCACTTAG
- the LOC123225422 gene encoding probable nucleolar protein 5-2, whose product MLVLFETPAGFALFKVLDEGKLSKVEGLWQEFNSHDSARKVVKLKAFSKFENTSEALQAATCLLDSKPSKDLRKFLRAHCDGETLGVADSKLGNAIKDKLKIECVHNNAVMELMRGVRSQLTELIAGLAVQDLQPMSLGLSHSLSRYKLKFSADKVDTMIIQAIGLLDDLDKELNTYAMRVREWYGWHFPELAKIIQDNIQYAKAVKMMGNRTNATNLDFSEILPEEVERELKEAAMISMGTEVSDLDLINIKELCDQVLSLAEYRAQLYDYLKSRMNTVAPNLTALVGELVGARLIAHGGSLLNLAKQPGSTVQILGAEKALFRALKTKHATPKYGLIYHASLIGQAAPKHKGKISRSLAAKTALAIRCDALGDGEDNSMGLENRAKLEARLRNLEGKELGRAAGSAKGKPKIEVYDKDRKKGPGAMITAAKTYNPSADSILGLMAEEKAVEEVDVGEEKKEKKKKKSEENGDPEAEGDESIKKEKKKKKKQATEDDGENVEGGDKKKKKRKHSEENEEESEVPSKKKKKRKHSEENEEESEVPSKKEKKKKKKKSED is encoded by the exons ATGTTAGTTTTGTTCGAAACTCCTGCGGGTTTTGCCCTTTTCAAAGTATTGGATGAGGGGAAGCTCTCTAAAGTTGAG GGCTTGTGGCAAGAGTTTAACAGCCACGATTCAGCGAGAAAG GTGGTGAAGCTGAAAGCATTTtccaagtttgaaaatacaTCAGAAGCTTTGCAAGCAGCCACTTGTTTATTGGATAGCAAACCCAGCAAAGATCTTAGAAAGTTCTTGCGTGCCCATTGTGATGGTGAAACGTTAGGTGTGGCTGATTCCAAGCTTGGAAATGCAATCAAGGACAAATTG AAAATAGAATGCGTCCACAACAATGCTGTGATGGAGTTGATGAGAGGCGTGAGGAGTCAGTTGACCGAACTCATAGCTGGTCTAGCTGTTCAAGATCTACAACCAATGAGTTTGGGTTTATCTCATAGCTTGTCTAGATACAAGCTCAAGTTCAGTGCTGACAAG gtGGATACAATGATCATTCAGGCTATTGGTTTGCTTGACGATCTTGATAAAGAGCTTAATACTTATGCCATGAGGGTTCGGGAATGGTATGGTTGGCATTTCCCTGAGCTTGCAAAGATTATTCAGGACAATATACAATATGCCAAAGCAGTAAAGATGATGGGTAACCGTACTAATGCTACAAATCTTGATTTTTCTGAG ATACTACCTGAAGAGGTTGAGAGAGAATTGAAAGAGGCGGCTATGATTTCTATGGGAACTGAAGTTAGTGATCttgatttgataaatattaaagagCTATGTGATCAGGTTTTGTCTCTTGCTGAGTACAGAGCTCAGCTATATGACTATCTGAAAAGCAGAATGAACACAGTTGCACCAAATTTGACTGCACTTGTTGGAGAGCTTGTTGGTGCTCGCCTGATTGCACATGGAGGCAGCTTGTTGAATCTTGCGAAGCAGCCTGGTAGCACTGTTCAGATTCTTGGTGCAGAAAAGGCTCTCTTCAGGGCTCTGAAGACTAAGCATGCAACTCCAAAGTATGGGCTTATATACCATGCATCCTTGATTGGACAGGCGGCTCCAAAGCATAAGGGAAAAATTTCTCGGTCACTTGCTGCAAAAACTGCATTGGCAATTCGATGTGATGCTCTTGGTGATGGCGAAGATAATTCAATGGGACTTGAGAATCGAGCCAAG CTGGAAGCACGTTTAAGAAATCTTGAGGGGAAAGAATTGGGTCGTGCTGCTGGGTCAGCTAAAGGAAAGCCTAAGATTGAAGTTTATGACAAAGACCGGAAGAAAGGGCCTGGGGCGATGATAACTGCTGCAAAG ACATATAACCCTTCAGCAGATTCCATACTTGGTTTGATGGCTGAAGAAAAAGCTGTGGAGGAGGTTGATGTTGgtgaagaaaagaaggagaagaaaaagaagaagagtgaGGAGAATGGTGATCCTGAAGCAGAAGGTGACGAGtcaataaagaaagaaaagaaaaagaagaagaaacaggCAACTGAGGATGATGGCGAAAATGTTGAAGGAGgagacaagaagaaaaagaagagaaagcattccgaagaaaatgaagaagaatcaGAAGTGCCaagtaagaagaaaaagaaaagaaagcactctgaagaaaatgaagaagaatcaGAAGTGCCGAgtaagaaggagaagaagaaaaagaagaagaaaagcgaGGATTGA